A genomic stretch from Phycisphaerae bacterium includes:
- a CDS encoding PEP-CTERM sorting domain-containing protein (PEP-CTERM proteins occur, often in large numbers, in the proteomes of bacteria that also encode an exosortase, a predicted intramembrane cysteine proteinase. The presence of a PEP-CTERM domain at a protein's C-terminus predicts cleavage within the sorting domain, followed by covalent anchoring to some some component of the (usually Gram-negative) cell surface. Many PEP-CTERM proteins exhibit an unusual sequence composition that includes large numbers of potential glycosylation sites. Expression of one such protein has been shown restore the ability of a bacterium to form floc, a type of biofilm.), which produces MAKIAMVVLLGLPTLCFAQSYDISLLGGGETRFRPQRIGPGGQIAGRANVGFGLQQAAVWDDGSVSILDAPSSWAFDLNSQGLAVGSLSLVGSGDQATVWTSARYSLGVSGWARAINENDVIVGMTWSPVNGHSMPTRWTPSGGDWVMESLSAGGHVGGAWDIAENGTIVGVASTSEWPYSPLPAVWANGNLTWLDTLGSDVGVALRVNEVGGSAGWVESPTLGYGFSRAFQWQNSAATDLGVFGTDESSAALAINNHGDVVGWSGEGYGAGDGTSIDQRATLWSNGAAMDLNSLIPPGSGWHLSVATDIDDNGRICGRGFYNGILNGFVLTPVPEPSTLLLVVTAIGLLRSRRRTRQW; this is translated from the coding sequence ATGGCCAAAATTGCAATGGTTGTGCTGCTTGGGCTGCCGACCCTTTGTTTCGCGCAGAGCTATGACATCAGTCTACTGGGCGGTGGCGAAACAAGGTTCCGCCCACAGCGAATCGGCCCCGGTGGACAAATCGCTGGCCGTGCCAACGTCGGGTTCGGACTCCAGCAGGCAGCCGTCTGGGACGATGGCTCGGTGTCTATTCTGGATGCTCCGAGCTCGTGGGCATTCGATCTGAACTCCCAGGGTCTGGCTGTCGGGAGTCTGTCGCTTGTGGGTTCGGGAGATCAGGCGACGGTATGGACGTCCGCAAGATACTCGCTTGGCGTGTCGGGCTGGGCGCGCGCAATCAATGAGAACGACGTCATCGTAGGTATGACCTGGTCGCCAGTGAATGGTCACTCGATGCCCACGCGATGGACGCCATCGGGTGGCGATTGGGTGATGGAGAGCCTGAGCGCTGGGGGGCATGTGGGTGGAGCGTGGGACATTGCCGAAAATGGCACAATTGTCGGGGTGGCATCTACATCCGAATGGCCGTACAGCCCACTTCCCGCAGTCTGGGCGAACGGGAATCTCACATGGCTTGACACACTGGGAAGCGATGTGGGCGTGGCCCTGCGCGTGAACGAAGTGGGCGGCAGCGCTGGCTGGGTCGAGTCGCCGACGCTGGGTTATGGTTTTTCACGAGCGTTTCAATGGCAGAACAGCGCTGCCACCGACTTGGGCGTCTTCGGGACCGACGAAAGTTCGGCAGCACTCGCGATCAACAATCATGGGGACGTGGTGGGCTGGTCCGGGGAGGGCTACGGAGCGGGAGATGGCACGTCGATCGATCAGCGGGCAACGCTCTGGTCGAACGGCGCAGCGATGGACCTGAACTCCTTGATTCCGCCGGGCTCGGGATGGCATCTCTCAGTTGCAACGGACATTGACGACAACGGACGGATTTGCGGTCGCGGATTTTACAATGGAATCCTCAACGGATTCGTATTAACGCCTGTCCCAGAACCTTCAACGCTCCTGCTCGTTGTAACTGCGATTGGATTGCTTCGGTCGCGTCGCCGAACTCGCCAATGGTGA
- a CDS encoding winged helix-turn-helix transcriptional regulator, with amino-acid sequence MDELLDTAMFKAFSDPTRVSLLACIAKCGRGCSVGEMAECCTVDFSVVSRHLALLARSGVLEAKKEGRTVFYRVRYAELCRSLRSLADALEECCPEKGGSCNGKCR; translated from the coding sequence GTGGACGAACTGCTGGACACGGCGATGTTCAAGGCGTTTTCCGACCCCACCCGCGTTTCGCTTCTCGCGTGCATCGCCAAGTGCGGGCGGGGCTGCTCCGTGGGTGAGATGGCAGAGTGCTGCACCGTGGACTTCTCCGTGGTGTCCCGGCACCTCGCATTGCTGGCTCGCTCCGGCGTGCTGGAAGCCAAGAAGGAAGGGCGGACGGTCTTCTACCGCGTCCGCTACGCCGAACTGTGCCGGTCCCTCCGCTCGCTCGCAGATGCGTTGGAGGAGTGCTGCCCGGAAAAGGGAGGGTCGTGCAATGGCAAGTGCCGCTAA